In Salmo trutta chromosome 37, fSalTru1.1, whole genome shotgun sequence, the following proteins share a genomic window:
- the LOC115177026 gene encoding SH3 domain-binding protein 5-like codes for MEPGDLRVSPAGSGDPEVGEWREETPGGDAEVKGGETNDKEINGDTAESVLKEKDTFEGEECKEKNEGELHSPYEEELDPRIQEELEHLNEASVEINQLELHLDDARSGYRKILTDSARKLNAHSSQLGTCIEKARPYYEARRLAKEAQQETQKAALSYERAVSMHTAAREMVYVAEQGLMADGRNTLDPTWQEMLNHATSKVNEAEEERLRSEREHMRVTHSCQTAEARVQTLQKSLKRVIVKSKPYFELKAQFNYILEEHKTKVMQLEEHVTKVKNRYSVALHKLEQISEAIHAQRGRDQTEGGQTMACGGRSPPIGAESDSVVCGAEGGACGGGAIKTDRVDRSGVADKKIGLVEKYRENENGRERPETHGERAGSDSLSVFSLQTIASDLEKCDSIEHLGEFSDVGSLPGEDEENEREERGGGRERERREGQMQRQQQFLKQHHRSFSL; via the exons ATGGAGCCAGGTGATTTGCGTGTGAGCCCAGCCGGCTCAGGAGACCCCGAAGTGGGCGAATGGAgggaagagacccctggtggggATGCTGAGGTGAAGGGTGGGGAAACAAATGACAAGGAAATTAATGGAGATACAGCTGAATCGGTGCTCAAAGAGAAAGACACCTTCGAGGGAGAAGAGTGTAAAGAGAAGAACGAAGGTGAACTGCACAGCCCATATGAAGAGGAATTGGATCCCAGAATTCAG GAAGAGTTGGAACACCTCAACGAGGCCAGTGTAGAAATCAACCAACTAGAACTGCACTTGGAT GATGCCAGATCGGGTTACAGGAAGATCCTCACAGACTCAGCCAGAAAACTGAACGCCCACAGCTCCCAGCTTGGTACCTGCATCGAGAAGGCCAGGCCCTACTATGAGGCTCGTCGACTTGCCAAGGAG GCTCAGCAGGAGACCCAGAAGGCAGCGCTGAGCTATGAGCGGGCCGTCTCCATGCACACGGCTGCCAGGGAGATGGTGTACGTAGCAGAGCAGGGCCTCATGGCCGACGGCAGGAACACCCTGGACCCCACCTGGCAGGAGATGCTCAACCATGCTACCTCCAAG GTGAACGAGGCAGAGGAGGAGCGCCTACGCAGCGAACGGGAGCACATGCGTGTCACCCACTCTTGTCAGACGGCAGAGGCTCGAGTCCAGACCCTGCAGAAATCTCTCAAGAGGGTCATCGTTAAGTCCAAGCCTTACTTTGAGCTCAAGGCCCAGTTCAACTACATACTTGAG GAGCACAAAACCAAAGTGATGCAGCTGGAGGAGCATGTGACCAAAGTGAAAAACCGCTACTCTGTCGCCCTGCACAAACTGGAGCAAATCAGCGAGGCCATTCACGCTCAGCGGGGGCGGGACCAAACAGAAGGTGGACAAACCATGGCCTGTGGTGGGCGGAGTCCCCCTATTGGGGCGGAGtcggacagtgtggtgtgtggtgcAGAGGGCGGGGCATGTGGAGGAGGGGCAATAAAGACTGACAGGGTGGACAGAAGTGGAGTGGCGGATAAGAAAATTGGGCTGGTGGAGAAATACAGGGAGAACGAGAACGGGCGAGAGAGGCCCgagacacatggagagagagcagggtcAGATTCCCTCTCCGTCTTCAGTCTGCAGACCATCGCTTCCGACCTGGAGAAATGCGATTCCATCGAACACCTCGGGGAATTTAGCGATGTGGGCAGTCTGCCTGGGGAGGAtgaagagaatgagagggaggagagagggggagggagggaaagagaaagaagggAAGGACAAATGCAACGCCAACAGCAGTTCCTGAAGCAACATCACAGGAGCTTCAGCTTGTAA
- the LOC115177031 gene encoding E3 ubiquitin-protein ligase RNF183 — translation MSDDRERQGADGGYGAEQPPNVKPKPDSKDSIKKEKKEKSTKVRRSMSTDSERGGGSGRRRERKRDKGLRRERGRSEENRRRDRAGDDSNRKESDPQENDLEDTECVVCFCEYDNVFKTPKLLSCGHTFCLECLARINVTSLELKSLSCPVCRELTNLPHGRNLPQLGNNQDIFRKLPPEMQRALSVRFKRSKGKLVLKKPPPGTTSLAKSSLTLPTLKKQDRQASSNLQLGTMDQGLATVVDVGRPPSRVRGRLRRMFRSDQCYYTVMASIITITVVLMLMGILAFMVMPNVNLPNGSKPNQGNSSQPQPGAH, via the coding sequence ATGAGTGACGACAGGGAAAGACAGGGTGCGGATGGAGGGTACGGGGCCGAACAGCCGCCCAACGTCAAACCCAAACCTGACAGTAAAGACAGCATCAAGAAGGAGAAAAAGGAGAAATCCACCAAGGTGCGTAGGTCCATGAGCACTGACTCCGAGAGAGGAGGGGGAtctgggagaaggagggagagaaagagagacaaagggTTGAGGAGGGAGCGTGGTAGAAGTGAGGAGAACAGGAGGCGAGATAGGGCTGGAGATGACAGCAACCGGAAGGAGTCTGACCCCCAGGAAAACGACTTGGAGGACACTGAGTGTGTGGTTTGCTTCTGCGAATACGACAATGTCTTTAAAACCCCCAAGCTGCTCTCCTGCGGGCACACCTTCTGTCTGGAGTGCCTGGCCCGGATCAACGTCACCTCCTTAGAGCTTAAGTCTCTTTCCTGCCCTGTGTGTCGAGAGCTCACCAACCTGCCCCATGGCCGCAACCTGCCCCAGCTGGGCAACAACCAGGACATCTTCCGCAAACTCCCTCCAGAGATGCAGAGGGCGCTGTCCGTGCGCTTCAAGCGCAGCAAGGGCAAACTGGTCCTCAAGAAGCCCCCTCCTGGTACTACCAGCCTGGCCAAGTCCAGCCTCACCCTGCCCACTCTCAAGAAGCAGGACCGGCAGGCCTCCAGCAACCTCCAGCTGGGCACCATGGATCAGGGCCTCGCCACTGTCGTGGACGTGGGTCGCCCCCCTAGTAGGGTCAGAGGTCGCCTGCGCAGGATGTTCCGCTCGGACCAGTGCTACTACACCGTGATGGcatccatcatcaccatcaccgtGGTGCTGATGCTGATGGGCATCCTGGCCTTCATGGTCATGCCCAATGTGAACCTCCCCAACGGCAGCAAACCCAACCAGGGGAATTCCAGCCAACCACAACCAGGGGCTCACTGA
- the LOC115177027 gene encoding alpha-1,3-mannosyl-glycoprotein 2-beta-N-acetylglucosaminyltransferase: MLRKRGSAILCGAFLFVAWNAVVVLYLWGRPLSGREEMDGGRGGADLAGDVIHMAEAFEAELEMQRKILLQIQGHWSLWEQPNENGASRGGPPQVVIPILVIACNRVTVKRCLDKLIEYRPSAELYPIIVSQDCGHAETAQVIGSYGSQVTHLKQPDLSDIAVRPEHKKFQGYYKISRHYRWALNQVFNSLSHSSVVIVEDDLEVAPDFFEYFRSLHPILKSDLSLWCVSAWNDNGRDGYVDPGKADLLYRTDFFPGLGWMMLKELWIELEPKWPGAFWDDWMRQPDQRRDRACIRPEISRTLTFGRKGVSLGQFYDKYLRYIKLNSEFVPFTKLDLAYLKEEKYKEIFEKQVYSAPLVKYEEVQRGQLKGAGPFCLHYSSKDGFKVLAKNLGVMEDLKSGVPRTGYRGVVSFLSRGRRIFLAPPPGWSKYDPTWS, encoded by the exons ATGCTCCGTAAGAGAGGTTCTGCTATTCTCTGTGGTGCTTTTCTCTTTGTCGCCTGGAATGCCGTCGTGGTCCTCTATCTGTGGGGCCGACCCCTGTCTGGTCGagaggagatggatggaggacGAGGAGGGGCTGATTTGGCTGGGGATGTGATCCACATGGCAGAAGCCTTTGAGGCAGAGCTTGAAATGCAGAGAAAAATCCTGCTTCAGATACAGGGTCATTGGTCACTATGGGAACAACCCAATGAGAATGGCGCCAGCAGAGGTGGCCCCCCTCAAGTGGTCATTCCCATCTTGGTTATAGCCTGTAACAGAGTTACTGTCAAACGCTGCCTGGACAAACTCATAGAGTACCGCCCCTCAGCTGAACTCTACCCAATTATAGTCAGCCAGGACTGTGGGCATGCGGAGACTGCACAGGTGATTGGTTCTTATGGCAGTCAGGTAACTCACCTGAAACAACCAGACCTGTCAGATATTGCCGTGAGACCAGAACACAAGAAGTTCCAGGGCTACTACAAAATCTCCAGGCACTATCGCTGGGCTCTCAACCAGGTGTTCAACTCTCTTTCACATTCCTCTGTTGTTATTGTGGAAGATGATTTGGAG GTGGCACCAGACTTCTTTGAGTACTTCAGATCCCTTCACCCAATCCTGAAATCTGACCTGTCTCTGTGGTGCGTGTCTGCCTGGAATGACAATGGTCGGGACGGCTACGTCGACCCTGGTAAAGCAGACCTCCTGTACAGGACAGACTTCTTCCCTGGGCTGGGCTGGATGATGCTCAAGGAACTCTGGATAGAGCTGGAGCCCAAGTGGCCTGGTGCATTCTGGGATGACTGGATGCGTCAGCCAGATCAGCGCAGAGATCGAGCCTGTATTCGACCCGAAATATCCAGAACTTTAACCTTTGGACGGAAAGGTGTGAGCCTAGGCCAATTTTATGACAAATACCTACGCTACATTAAACTGAATAGTGAATTTGTGCCTTTCACCAAGCTGGATCTGGCTTACTTGAAGGAGGAGAAATACAAGGAGATCTTTGAGAAGCAGGTTTACAGTGCGCCTTTGGTCAAATATGAAGAGGTCCAACGGGGACAGTTAAAAGGAGCAGGTCCATTTTGTCTACACTACTCAAGCAAAGATGGTTTCAAAGTGTTGGCCAAAAACCTGGGCGTGATGGAGGACTTGAAGTCAGGGGTACCACGGACAGGGTATCGGGGAGTGGTCAGTTTCCTGTCAAGGGGAAGGAGAATCTTCCTGGCACCCCCTCCGGGATGGAGCAAATATGACCCAACCTGGAGTTGA